A genomic segment from Peribacillus sp. ACCC06369 encodes:
- a CDS encoding carbohydrate ABC transporter permease, producing MGRVGYFFLYLLLTLVAVFQIFPVIWLFLFSLKDNREIFSGSPFAWPAELRWENYAKVWESGIGIYFWNSIWITGIAIILTVLLASMATFAISRMRWKLSKLVLGLFMVGLMIPIHSAIIPLFSMFLNINLIDNPWSIVITYTAYNLPITMMILLGFYYTLPVEIEEAAIIDGCSVHRMFFQVILPMTLPVMSTTVIINMIYNWNEFVFVNTFISSDKYKTLTVGIQNFIGQYMTDWGAIGATLIISILPILLAFVFFSNKVVEGISSSAVKG from the coding sequence ATGGGGCGCGTGGGTTACTTTTTTCTCTATCTCTTATTAACGCTGGTAGCTGTTTTTCAAATCTTCCCGGTCATTTGGCTATTCCTGTTTTCCTTAAAGGATAACCGTGAAATCTTCTCAGGTTCTCCGTTTGCATGGCCAGCTGAATTAAGATGGGAAAATTATGCGAAGGTTTGGGAAAGCGGTATAGGCATTTACTTCTGGAATAGTATTTGGATTACAGGCATAGCGATCATTCTTACCGTTTTATTAGCGAGCATGGCCACTTTCGCCATTTCACGGATGAGGTGGAAATTAAGCAAGCTTGTGTTGGGATTGTTCATGGTTGGCCTGATGATCCCGATTCATTCCGCAATAATCCCCTTATTCAGCATGTTCTTAAATATTAATCTGATTGATAATCCATGGTCGATCGTTATAACGTATACGGCTTATAACTTGCCCATCACCATGATGATCCTGCTTGGGTTCTACTATACCTTGCCGGTTGAAATAGAAGAGGCAGCCATCATAGATGGATGTTCGGTCCACCGGATGTTCTTCCAGGTCATTCTTCCGATGACGTTACCGGTCATGTCCACAACCGTCATTATCAATATGATTTATAATTGGAATGAATTCGTATTCGTCAATACGTTTATAAGTTCAGATAAATATAAAACGCTGACAGTGGGCATCCAAAACTTCATCGGGCAATATATGACGGACTGGGGGGCAATCGGAGCTACATTAATTATTAGTATCCTACCGATATTGCTTGCATTCGTCTTCTTTAGCAATAAAGTCGTCGAAGGGATTTCTTCG
- a CDS encoding sugar ABC transporter permease, translated as MNKVMSNKWIIALYVLPALLLIAVLIFIPLFLTGYYGLMKWDGIGPMEFIGLENYTEALKDDKFWYSAWHSFLLAIFSTLSLVIYLAISLVLASKIKGSDLLRKIYLIPMLLSSVAIAQLWIKVFNPTNGMLNSLLMAIGVENPPAWLAEPTIVLYAIFIPILWQYAGFYILIYYAALKNIPESLVEAAKIDGATSFQIACKIKLPLIMGVVKVTVVLAVVGSLKYFDLIYVMTGGGPNGSSEVMASYMYKLAFSSNNFGYGSAVGFLLLIITLIVTVFVRKVTATKEEIQY; from the coding sequence ATGAATAAAGTAATGTCCAATAAGTGGATTATAGCCTTGTATGTCCTTCCTGCACTATTATTAATCGCTGTACTCATATTCATCCCATTATTTTTAACGGGATATTATGGATTGATGAAGTGGGATGGTATCGGCCCCATGGAATTCATTGGGCTGGAAAATTACACGGAAGCATTGAAAGACGATAAATTTTGGTATAGTGCCTGGCATTCCTTTTTGCTGGCGATATTCTCCACACTCAGTTTAGTGATCTATTTAGCAATATCACTTGTGTTAGCTTCAAAAATAAAAGGATCCGATCTTTTAAGGAAAATATATTTGATTCCGATGCTTTTGTCTTCAGTTGCGATAGCGCAGCTTTGGATTAAGGTGTTTAACCCGACGAATGGAATGTTGAATAGTCTGCTTATGGCAATCGGGGTCGAAAATCCCCCGGCATGGCTGGCGGAGCCGACTATTGTGCTCTATGCGATATTCATCCCGATCTTATGGCAATATGCCGGTTTTTATATTTTGATTTATTATGCAGCTTTGAAAAATATTCCTGAGTCATTGGTGGAAGCGGCAAAAATCGATGGGGCAACCAGTTTTCAAATCGCTTGCAAAATCAAATTGCCATTAATAATGGGTGTGGTTAAAGTGACCGTAGTATTGGCTGTGGTCGGATCCTTGAAATACTTTGACCTGATTTACGTAATGACTGGCGGCGGACCGAACGGATCTAGTGAGGTCATGGCATCCTACATGTATAAGCTGGCCTTCTCGAGCAATAACTTCGGCTACGGCAGTGCAGTTGGCTTTTTGTTATTGATCATCACCCTGATCGTGACGGTCTTCGTCCGTAAAGTTACAGCGACAAAAGAAGAAATCCAATACTAA
- a CDS encoding extracellular solute-binding protein, with translation MGKKKAFTLLFAVISSILLISGCSGSGTEKASSDDKKVVKFMHLWPEGSSKTHNQIVKEIIGDFEKENPDVKIDLEVLSNEQYKDKLKVLSTSDELPDVGMTWAAGFLEPYVNGKKFAPLDDLLEGDLKDRFVSGTAEAYAIDGKTYGLPLELNVAIVFYNKAIFEKYGLEVPKTYEEFEQVVKTLSDKEVAPIALGNKDRWTGSLWYMYLADRMGGSDVLTNAINRSGSFEDPALVSAAKKVQDLVDMDAFVKGFNGLSDEEAKSMFMNEQAAMYLIATWDLPNYTTNEGVPQEFRDSVGYFKFPTVDGKGDMNSFVGGPGVGLFVAEDSEVKEEAKAFTSFFVKEWGEKSVTKAGVIPATKVDAESLDLPQMYVDVLNELNAATNITLFADVQMNSDVAQVHLDMIQALFGKEVTPKKFAKEHEEALSKE, from the coding sequence ATGGGTAAAAAGAAAGCGTTTACATTATTATTTGCCGTTATATCATCTATTTTATTAATCTCAGGTTGTTCAGGCTCGGGTACTGAAAAAGCAAGTTCTGATGACAAAAAAGTGGTTAAATTCATGCATTTATGGCCGGAAGGAAGTTCTAAAACGCATAATCAGATTGTAAAAGAGATCATCGGGGATTTTGAAAAGGAAAATCCTGATGTGAAAATCGACCTGGAAGTACTAAGTAATGAGCAATATAAAGATAAATTAAAAGTACTGTCCACTTCTGATGAATTACCGGATGTGGGGATGACCTGGGCAGCAGGGTTCTTGGAGCCTTATGTCAACGGCAAGAAGTTTGCCCCGCTGGATGATTTATTGGAAGGGGATCTTAAAGACCGTTTCGTATCAGGAACTGCAGAGGCTTACGCAATCGATGGTAAAACCTATGGTCTCCCTTTGGAATTGAATGTTGCGATTGTATTCTATAACAAAGCAATATTTGAAAAATATGGCCTTGAAGTGCCTAAAACGTATGAAGAGTTTGAACAGGTAGTGAAAACGCTATCCGACAAGGAAGTGGCACCCATCGCACTTGGAAATAAAGACCGTTGGACAGGTTCATTATGGTATATGTATTTGGCTGATCGCATGGGCGGTTCAGACGTATTGACAAATGCAATCAATAGATCTGGCTCTTTTGAAGACCCTGCATTGGTTTCGGCAGCGAAAAAAGTCCAGGACCTTGTGGATATGGATGCTTTTGTGAAAGGCTTTAACGGTTTATCCGATGAGGAAGCTAAAAGCATGTTCATGAACGAACAGGCAGCGATGTATTTGATCGCTACTTGGGACTTGCCCAATTACACGACAAATGAAGGGGTTCCCCAAGAATTCAGAGATTCTGTAGGCTATTTCAAATTTCCGACAGTCGACGGGAAAGGGGACATGAACAGTTTCGTTGGCGGACCTGGTGTTGGGTTATTCGTTGCAGAGGATTCGGAAGTAAAAGAAGAAGCGAAGGCATTTACATCATTCTTCGTAAAAGAATGGGGAGAAAAATCCGTGACTAAAGCAGGCGTGATTCCCGCAACTAAAGTGGATGCCGAGTCTTTGGATCTACCGCAAATGTATGTGGATGTGTTGAATGAATTGAATGCAGCAACGAATATCACATTATTTGCCGACGTTCAAATGAATTCAGATGTAGCGCAAGTCCACTTGGATATGATCCAGGCTTTGTTCGGTAAGGAAGTAACACCGAAAAAATTCGCAAAAGAACATGAAGAGGCACTTTCGAAAGAATGA
- a CDS encoding ROK family transcriptional regulator: protein MLQCNKVLKNEGENRLNKTWNQHVVKEGNKSLVLQTIKDRSPISRADIAVHTGLNKGTVSSLVSELLEEQFIYESGPGESSGGRRPVMLLFNQAAGYSIGIDLGVNYLLGVLTDLEGNICHEKTLKFNEPSFEELEIKLYETIDHLISSAPQSPYGIVGIGIGVPGTVSTNGKILLAPNLGWKNIDLQSLMQTRYSLPVIVENEANAGAYGEKKFGAGKDFNNIVYVSVGIGIGVGLILNDQLYRGNNGLSGELGHMTIDIHGAECRCGNVGCWELYASEQALMKQAMRLGIAPPANEELSLESLLSLAEDGDLKTIHLFEYIGDYLGVGINNIINIFNPQQVIIGNRMASAKQWLTEPLNKRMVNQTQWFHQKDLRINFSELSTHSTALGVAAFSVENFFKDDIPNIEAIL from the coding sequence ATGCTACAATGTAATAAAGTCTTAAAAAATGAAGGTGAAAATCGATTGAATAAAACGTGGAATCAACATGTTGTCAAGGAAGGAAATAAATCATTAGTTCTGCAAACCATCAAGGATCGTTCGCCCATTTCAAGAGCTGATATTGCTGTTCACACCGGTTTGAATAAAGGAACCGTTTCTTCTCTCGTAAGTGAACTGCTGGAAGAACAGTTCATCTATGAATCTGGACCAGGCGAATCAAGCGGTGGCAGGAGGCCAGTCATGCTGCTCTTTAATCAGGCAGCTGGATATTCCATTGGTATCGATTTAGGCGTCAATTATTTACTGGGGGTGCTAACAGATCTCGAGGGGAATATCTGTCACGAAAAAACTTTGAAATTCAATGAGCCATCATTCGAAGAACTTGAGATCAAACTGTACGAAACCATCGATCACCTCATCTCTTCTGCCCCGCAAAGTCCATACGGTATCGTAGGAATTGGAATTGGGGTTCCGGGAACGGTCAGCACAAACGGAAAAATCTTGCTTGCACCTAATCTCGGTTGGAAGAACATCGATTTACAATCATTGATGCAAACGAGATACAGTCTTCCTGTCATCGTTGAAAACGAAGCGAATGCTGGTGCTTATGGGGAGAAAAAATTTGGTGCCGGCAAGGATTTCAACAATATTGTCTATGTAAGTGTTGGAATCGGGATAGGCGTCGGCCTCATTCTTAATGATCAGCTCTACAGAGGAAATAATGGACTTTCAGGTGAATTGGGCCATATGACGATCGATATACACGGTGCGGAGTGCAGATGTGGAAATGTAGGATGCTGGGAACTGTATGCATCGGAACAAGCCTTAATGAAACAAGCCATGCGTTTAGGAATAGCCCCACCTGCAAACGAGGAGCTTTCCTTGGAAAGTTTATTGTCTCTTGCGGAAGATGGAGATTTGAAAACCATTCACTTATTTGAATATATCGGTGACTATTTAGGCGTGGGCATCAATAACATCATTAATATCTTCAATCCCCAGCAGGTCATCATAGGCAATCGGATGGCTTCTGCGAAACAATGGCTGACTGAACCATTAAACAAACGGATGGTCAATCAAACACAATGGTTTCACCAAAAAGATTTACGAATTAATTTTTCAGAGTTATCGACCCATTCAACAGCTTTAGGGGTAGCCGCATTTTCCGTCGAAAACTTTTTCAAGGATGATATTCCGAATATAGAGGCGATACTCTAA
- a CDS encoding glycoside hydrolase family 43 protein — MTTIQNPILTGFNPDPCICRAGEDYYIAVSTFEWFPGVGIYHSKDLKNWRLASRPLNRLSQLNMMGNPDSGGIWAPALSFSDGKFWLIYTDVKVTEGQWKDCHNYLVTCDTIDGEWSEPIHMNSSGFDPSLFHDDDGRKYFVNMYWDHRVGNHNFYGIMLQEYSVDQKKLIGKAEIIFKGTDIKLTEAPHLYKMNGHYYLLTAEGGTKYDHQATIARSENLRGPYEVHPDNPLITSMPYPRNPLQKSGHASIIQTHTNDWFLVHLTGRPLPQDNQPLLDPRGFCPLGRETAIQRLEWKNDWPYVVGGNQPSKEIEGPDIKEVKWEKEYEEKDDFNFKTLNPHFQTLRIPLGEDIVSLNDNPGHLRIYGKESLTSKFTQAFVARRWQHFTFTAETKVAFRPDTFQQSAGLVNYYNTQNWTSLQISWHEEKGRILELVTCDNFSFDLPLKNKEIVIPHDVDYVYLRVDVKTAIYEYSYSFDGETWTLIPITFQSYKLSDDYIQGGGFFTGAFVGMQCQDTSGQGQHADFDYFIYKEKHE, encoded by the coding sequence ATGACAACGATTCAAAACCCCATTTTAACTGGATTCAATCCCGACCCATGCATTTGTCGCGCAGGGGAAGATTATTATATTGCTGTTTCAACGTTTGAATGGTTTCCCGGTGTAGGGATTTATCATTCCAAGGATTTAAAGAATTGGCGATTGGCATCAAGACCCCTGAATCGGCTGAGTCAATTGAATATGATGGGTAACCCGGATTCCGGGGGGATATGGGCACCCGCTTTATCTTTTAGTGACGGGAAATTCTGGCTTATCTATACCGATGTGAAGGTTACAGAAGGTCAATGGAAGGATTGTCACAATTACCTGGTTACTTGCGATACCATCGATGGCGAGTGGTCAGAACCCATTCACATGAACAGCTCAGGCTTTGATCCATCACTATTCCATGATGATGATGGCAGGAAGTATTTCGTTAACATGTATTGGGATCATCGCGTCGGCAATCATAATTTTTATGGAATCATGCTCCAGGAATATAGTGTTGACCAAAAGAAACTTATCGGAAAAGCCGAAATCATCTTCAAGGGAACGGATATCAAACTGACGGAAGCGCCGCATTTATATAAAATGAATGGCCATTACTACCTGTTAACTGCAGAAGGCGGGACAAAATATGATCATCAAGCCACTATCGCCCGTTCAGAAAATTTACGGGGACCCTATGAAGTGCATCCTGATAATCCATTGATCACTTCCATGCCATATCCCAGAAATCCGCTGCAAAAATCTGGACATGCATCCATCATTCAAACACATACAAATGATTGGTTTTTAGTTCATTTAACAGGCCGCCCATTACCTCAGGACAACCAACCCCTATTGGACCCAAGAGGATTCTGCCCATTAGGAAGAGAAACGGCCATCCAACGCTTGGAATGGAAAAATGACTGGCCTTATGTGGTTGGAGGCAACCAACCGTCCAAAGAAATTGAAGGCCCGGACATCAAGGAAGTAAAGTGGGAAAAAGAATATGAGGAAAAGGATGATTTCAATTTCAAGACATTGAATCCACATTTCCAAACCTTACGTATCCCACTTGGTGAGGATATCGTTTCACTAAATGACAACCCGGGACATTTACGTATATATGGCAAAGAATCGCTAACATCAAAATTCACACAAGCCTTTGTCGCAAGACGCTGGCAGCACTTTACCTTCACTGCAGAAACCAAAGTAGCTTTCAGACCAGATACCTTCCAACAATCAGCAGGGTTAGTAAACTACTATAATACGCAAAATTGGACATCCCTTCAAATTTCCTGGCACGAGGAAAAGGGAAGAATCCTTGAGCTCGTGACCTGTGATAACTTTTCTTTCGATCTGCCGCTTAAGAATAAGGAAATTGTCATTCCGCACGATGTCGACTATGTTTACCTGCGAGTGGATGTGAAAACGGCGATTTACGAATACTCCTATTCATTCGATGGCGAAACCTGGACCCTGATTCCTATCACATTCCAATCATACAAGCTCTCTGATGATTATATTCAAGGAGGAGGATTCTTTACTGGAGCCTTTGTGGGCATGCAGTGCCAGGATACATCCGGTCAAGGTCAGCACGCAGACTTCGATTACTTCATCTATAAAGAAAAGCATGAGTGA
- a CDS encoding DUF2705 family protein, whose product MSLVKNEWMKIFSKVSTYIFIAFLLLAALGAAVIDYKLSPDETGKDWKQELKADIQEQQKALEAKDISDEEKAMIMEEIDLNKQQLADNINPDLNTNWTYMAEWTTSLTSFVTLFVVIVCSSLVSSEFSDGTIKQLLIRPYKRWKILLSKYITSLLFAALLLASLLIFSYLIGIIFFGNGSYSDKIMDPASFGEFSTVVVGEYFVDMIVYWIPGLLVITTIAFMLSTLFKNQALAVGISIFILFASSTLNMVIQSFIGKYEWLKFVLFPHLDLRGYISGTIEMFDGATLGFSMGVLGIYYLIFLALTFFFFQKKDITN is encoded by the coding sequence ATGTCCTTAGTAAAAAATGAATGGATGAAAATCTTTTCAAAAGTATCAACTTATATATTCATCGCTTTTCTTTTATTGGCTGCATTAGGGGCTGCAGTCATCGATTATAAACTAAGTCCCGACGAAACGGGTAAAGATTGGAAGCAAGAGTTAAAGGCAGATATCCAAGAACAGCAAAAGGCATTGGAAGCTAAGGATATCAGTGACGAGGAAAAAGCGATGATCATGGAAGAAATTGATCTCAATAAGCAACAGTTGGCTGATAATATAAACCCTGACTTAAACACGAATTGGACCTATATGGCGGAATGGACGACATCATTAACATCATTTGTCACTTTATTCGTTGTCATTGTTTGCAGCTCGCTCGTCTCCTCGGAATTTTCGGATGGCACCATAAAACAACTGTTGATCAGGCCTTATAAACGGTGGAAGATTCTACTTTCCAAATACATTACTTCCCTGTTATTTGCAGCGTTATTACTGGCGAGCCTACTTATATTCAGTTATCTAATCGGAATCATATTCTTTGGCAATGGCTCGTATTCAGACAAAATCATGGATCCTGCATCTTTCGGTGAATTCAGTACGGTGGTAGTCGGAGAATATTTCGTAGACATGATCGTTTACTGGATACCAGGATTATTAGTCATCACGACCATCGCTTTCATGCTAAGCACATTATTTAAAAACCAAGCACTTGCAGTAGGTATATCCATTTTCATCCTATTCGCTTCTTCGACGTTAAATATGGTCATTCAATCATTCATCGGTAAATACGAGTGGTTAAAATTCGTCTTATTCCCCCATCTTGATTTAAGGGGCTATATTTCCGGAACCATAGAAATGTTTGATGGGGCTACCCTTGGATTTTCAATGGGGGTACTGGGCATCTATTATCTTATCTTTTTAGCGCTAACTTTCTTCTTCTTCCAGAAAAAAGATATCACTAATTAA
- a CDS encoding ATP-binding cassette domain-containing protein: MSESVLKVQSLTKKIGKATIVDNVSFEIKSNEIFGLLGPNGAGKTTIIRMITGLINRTGGTVMINGSDLDRDFEGAMNQLGAIVENPEFYKYMTGRKNILHYARMSSNEISNERIEEVIKLVKLDHAIDKKVKTYSLGMRQRLGVAQAILHKPSLLIFDEPTNGLDPQGIREFRDYLKVLASEGVGILISSHLLSEMQLMCDSFAVIEKGKLIHTKEHILDEKIETINEVSFTVSDGKLAKKILQEQFVDITILKYDAKTISVSATREQTADINRSFNGNQLDVYEIGITRKSLEDKFFEITEQEMRESV, encoded by the coding sequence ATGTCTGAATCGGTTCTTAAGGTTCAATCCTTAACTAAAAAAATTGGAAAAGCAACCATTGTAGACAATGTTAGCTTTGAAATAAAAAGTAATGAAATATTTGGTTTGCTTGGTCCGAACGGGGCTGGTAAGACCACTATCATCCGTATGATCACAGGTCTTATCAATCGTACTGGCGGCACTGTCATGATCAATGGCAGTGACCTCGATAGAGATTTCGAAGGTGCGATGAATCAATTGGGGGCCATTGTTGAAAACCCGGAGTTTTATAAGTACATGACAGGCAGAAAGAATATCCTGCATTATGCCCGAATGTCATCCAATGAGATATCCAATGAGAGAATAGAAGAGGTCATAAAGCTTGTAAAATTGGATCATGCCATCGATAAGAAGGTTAAAACCTATTCATTAGGGATGCGTCAGCGCCTTGGCGTGGCACAGGCCATTTTACATAAACCGTCGTTATTGATTTTTGATGAACCGACGAATGGCTTGGATCCACAAGGGATTCGCGAGTTTCGTGATTATTTGAAAGTACTGGCAAGTGAAGGCGTCGGGATATTGATTTCATCCCATTTACTATCGGAAATGCAGTTGATGTGTGATAGTTTTGCCGTTATCGAAAAGGGAAAACTGATACATACGAAAGAACATATATTAGATGAAAAAATCGAAACGATCAATGAAGTTTCATTCACTGTGAGTGATGGGAAGCTAGCTAAAAAAATCCTTCAAGAACAGTTTGTCGATATTACGATTTTAAAATATGATGCGAAGACAATCTCCGTATCAGCCACTCGTGAACAAACGGCCGATATAAATAGGAGTTTTAATGGAAATCAGCTGGATGTCTATGAAATTGGCATTACTAGAAAATCACTGGAAGATAAATTCTTTGAAATCACTGAGCAGGAAATGAGGGAGTCTGTATGA
- a CDS encoding GNAT family protein: MGLHINDEGVRLREVKESDLPIFFEQQLDTSANYMAAFTSKDPTDKVAFLTRWKNIVSNRDIQKMTIICNGCVAGSILKFEQFGNPEVSYWIGKQYWGKGIATEALVNFLPKINVRPLYARSAKDNLASIRVLEKCGFERFGEDKGYSHARGKEVEEFILKLESTNPVKIRI; the protein is encoded by the coding sequence ATGGGATTGCATATCAATGACGAAGGAGTCCGGCTGCGGGAGGTAAAGGAAAGTGATCTTCCTATCTTTTTCGAGCAGCAATTGGATACGTCCGCAAATTATATGGCTGCTTTCACATCTAAAGATCCAACAGACAAAGTGGCTTTTCTGACCCGCTGGAAGAATATCGTATCGAACCGGGATATTCAAAAAATGACGATAATCTGCAACGGATGTGTTGCGGGCAGCATTCTCAAATTTGAACAGTTTGGTAACCCGGAAGTGAGTTATTGGATTGGGAAACAATATTGGGGTAAAGGAATTGCTACAGAGGCACTGGTCAATTTTTTGCCGAAAATAAATGTTCGTCCTCTTTATGCCCGGTCGGCCAAGGATAATCTAGCATCCATCCGGGTGCTGGAAAAATGCGGATTTGAGAGATTCGGTGAGGACAAAGGGTATTCCCATGCAAGGGGTAAAGAGGTTGAAGAATTCATTTTGAAACTTGAATCCACAAACCCAGTTAAGATAAGAATATAA